Proteins from a single region of Puntigrus tetrazona isolate hp1 chromosome 2, ASM1883169v1, whole genome shotgun sequence:
- the epc1b gene encoding enhancer of polycomb homolog 1b isoform X3 — protein sequence MVIPVPEAESNIAYYESLYPGDFRMPKQLIHIQPFSLDTEQPDYDLDSEDETFVNKLKKKMDVGALQFEEMIDRLEKGSGQQMLLSKVTCVALKPVSLQEAKLLLKEDDELIKEVYEYWSRKRKACQSGSLIPVVKQEKRDGSSTNDPYVAFRRRTEKMQTRKNRKNDEASYEKMLKLRRDLSRAVTILEMIKRREKSKRELLHLTLEIVEKRNSMADFGGEVMAEVLAQRALEKPVIPLIPITNSNQYRHTEHDRDYKIKMDKPEVVRQKRKYEKKPKPLPLAGSAHSGPAVFNTKDLNQYDFPSSDDEPYSQMFSGSSEVEEENDPDGVFGFRRRTGCQYHAARSGPVSGWPWSDPVEGGLTDVRYRYSLTTLTVPRRCLGLARRRVGRGGRVLLDRAYSEWDTVYHGLDPDSPTFPSLSPTQQPSTDTSHTSTDTSAPSSTSPDLTQILLNIKACRWRHFKPRTAPPDDPDNPEHWSTRRPRCGFLIRPISTLQTQRGPTSSAKPRVPPPTTAFTAEEYQQHQEHLALMQKQQLEQVQLQQQAGSTAITNNPQSLVSKTIDAASAQFAASALVTPDQLMALKSKEEGVGVNGVVSASGVYKGLHHTSSAVSSILPSAGPTSTSSPSPAAASTTTNNGTSSANHHVGTAGPAPGQALMGGAVRVSVPSPAGTLSVRQLQRQLTVPASALKLAANANRPIPKVTAGATTLDMGPRENHDQEKPPLNSLTDNTVAMEVT from the exons ATGGTGATTCCTGTCCCAGAGGCTGAGAGCAACATCGCCTACTATGAGTCCCTCTACCCGGGGGACTTCAGGATGCCCAAACAGCTCATTCACATACAGC CGTTCAGTCTGGACACCGAACAGCCAGATTATGACCTGGACTCTGAAGACGAGACGTTTGTAAATAAACTGAAGAAAAAGATGGACGTGGGAGCCCTGCAGTTTGAAGAAATGATCGACCGGCTGGAGAAAGGCAGCGGACAGCAG atgcttttatccaaagtgacttgcGTTGCATTGAAG cCGGTGTCTCTGCAGGAGGCCAAACTCTTGTTAAAGGAGGATGATGAGCTCATAAAGGAGGTGTATGAGTACTGGAGCAGGAAGAGGAAAGCATGTCAGAGCGGCTCTCTTATTCCTGTCGTCAAACAGGAGAAGCGTGACGGCTCCAGCACCAATGACCCATATGTGGCCTTCAGGCGCAGGACGGAGAAGATGCAGACACGAAAG AATCGCAAGAATGACGAAGCTTCTTATGAAAAGATGCTGAAGCTGCGTAGGGACCTGAGCCGAGCCGTCACAATCTTAGAGATGATCAAGAGACGAGAGAAGAGCAAACGAGAGCTGCTGCACCTCACACTGGAGATTGTAGAGAAGAG gaACAGCATGGCTGATTTCGGAGGTGAGGTGATGGCAGAGGTTTTGGCTCAGAGAGCTCTGGAGAAACCAGTCATCCCTCTGATCCCAATCACCAACAGCAACCAGTACAGACACACAGAGCATGACCGGGACTATAAGATTaag ATGGATAAACCAGAGGTTGTGCGGCAGAAACGGAAGTATGAGAAGAAGCCCAAGCCATTGCCATTGGCAGGCTCCGCTCATTCAGGCCCGGCAGTCTTTAACACTAAAGACCTTAATCAGTATGACTTTCCCAGCTCAGATGATGAGCCATACTCGCAG ATGTTCTCTGGCTCTTCAGAGGTTGAGGAGGAGAATGATCCAGACGGTGTGTTTGGGTTCAGGAGGAGAACAGGCTGTCAATATCATGCT gCACGTTCAGGACCTGTGAGCGGTTGGCCCTGGTCAGACCCTGTTGAGGGCGGGTTAACAGATGTGCGATATCGCTATTCTCTCACCACGCTCACGGTGCCGCGACGATGCCTGGGGTTGGCACGCCGACGAGTGGGCAGAGGGGGCAG GGTTTTGTTGGACAGAGCCTACTCTGAATGGGATACTGTGTATCATGGGCTGGACCCGGATTCCCCCACATTCCCATCATTGTCTCCCACCCAGCAGCCCAGCACAGATACCTCACACACCAGCACAGATACCTCTGCCCCCTCCTCCACCTCACCAGACCTCACACAAATCCTTCTCAATATCAAAGCCTGTCGCTGGAGGCATTTCAAGCCTCGGACGGCACCGCCAGATGACCCCGACAATCCAGAGCACTGGTCTACACGGAGACCCCGCTGCGGCTTCCTCATCCGCCCTATCAGCACGCTTCAGACACAGAGAGGCCCCACCTCCTCCGCCAAGCCACGGGTCCCTCCACCCACAACCG CTTTCACCGCTGAGGAGTACCAGCAACACCAGGAGCATCTGGCACTGATGCAGAAGCAGCAGCTTGAACAGGTCCAGCTACAGCAGCAGGCTGGCAGCACAGCCATCACTAACAACCCCCAG AGTCTGGTGTCTAAGACGATAGATGCTGCCAGTGCTCAGTTTGCTGCCTCTGCACTAGTGACTCCTGACCAGCTGATGGCGCTCAAGAGTAAAGAGGAGGGAGTTGGTGTCAATGGAGTAGTCTCAGCCTCAG GCGTCTATAAAGGCTTACATCACACAAGCTCCGCAGTGTCGTCCATCCTTCCGTCTGCCGGCCCTACCTCCACCTCATCCCCCTCCCCAGCAGCCGCCTCCACCACCACTAACAACGGAACCTCCTCTGCCAATCACCACGTGGGCACGGCCGGCCCCGCCCCTGGTCAAGCGCTGATGGGCGGGGCCGTGAGAGTGAGCGTCCCCTCACCAGCAGGCACCTTGAGTGTGCGGCAGCTGCAGCGTCAGCTCACTGTTCCCGCCTCTGCCCTAAAACTCGCTGCCAATGCCAACAGACCCATCCCAAAGGTCACCGCAGGGGCAACTACCCTCGACATGGGGCCCAG GGAAAATCACGATCAAGAGAAACCTCCGTTAAACAGTCTAACAGACAACACAGTTGCCATGGAGGTGACGTAG
- the epc1b gene encoding enhancer of polycomb homolog 1b isoform X2, with protein sequence MSKLSFRARALDASKPLPVFRCEDLPDLHEYASINRAVPQMPTGMEKEEESEHHLQRAISAQQVYGEKRDNMVIPVPEAESNIAYYESLYPGDFRMPKQLIHIQPFSLDTEQPDYDLDSEDETFVNKLKKKMDVGALQFEEMIDRLEKGSGQQPVSLQEAKLLLKEDDELIKEVYEYWSRKRKACQSGSLIPVVKQEKRDGSSTNDPYVAFRRRTEKMQTRKNRKNDEASYEKMLKLRRDLSRAVTILEMIKRREKSKRELLHLTLEIVEKRNSMADFGGEVMAEVLAQRALEKPVIPLIPITNSNQYRHTEHDRDYKIKMDKPEVVRQKRKYEKKPKPLPLAGSAHSGPAVFNTKDLNQYDFPSSDDEPYSQMFSGSSEVEEENDPDGVFGFRRRTGCQYHAARSGPVSGWPWSDPVEGGLTDVRYRYSLTTLTVPRRCLGLARRRVGRGGRVLLDRAYSEWDTVYHGLDPDSPTFPSLSPTQQPSTDTSHTSTDTSAPSSTSPDLTQILLNIKACRWRHFKPRTAPPDDPDNPEHWSTRRPRCGFLIRPISTLQTQRGPTSSAKPRVPPPTTAFTAEEYQQHQEHLALMQKQQLEQVQLQQQAGSTAITNNPQSLVSKTIDAASAQFAASALVTPDQLMALKSKEEGVGVNGVVSASGVYKGLHHTSSAVSSILPSAGPTSTSSPSPAAASTTTNNGTSSANHHVGTAGPAPGQALMGGAVRVSVPSPAGTLSVRQLQRQLTVPASALKLAANANRPIPKVTAGATTLDMGPRENHDQEKPPLNSLTDNTVAMEVT encoded by the exons atgagTAAACTGTCGTTTCGGGCGCGGGCGCTGGACGCTTCCAAGCCTCTACCCGTCTTCCGCTGCGAGGACCTGCCTGACCTGCACGAATATGCGTCTATTAACCGGGCAGTGCCACAGATGCCAACGGGGatggagaaagaggaggaatcG GAACACCATCTCCAGCGGGCCATCTCTGCTCAGCAGGTGTACGGGGAGAAGAGGGACAACATGGTGATTCCTGTCCCAGAGGCTGAGAGCAACATCGCCTACTATGAGTCCCTCTACCCGGGGGACTTCAGGATGCCCAAACAGCTCATTCACATACAGC CGTTCAGTCTGGACACCGAACAGCCAGATTATGACCTGGACTCTGAAGACGAGACGTTTGTAAATAAACTGAAGAAAAAGATGGACGTGGGAGCCCTGCAGTTTGAAGAAATGATCGACCGGCTGGAGAAAGGCAGCGGACAGCAG cCGGTGTCTCTGCAGGAGGCCAAACTCTTGTTAAAGGAGGATGATGAGCTCATAAAGGAGGTGTATGAGTACTGGAGCAGGAAGAGGAAAGCATGTCAGAGCGGCTCTCTTATTCCTGTCGTCAAACAGGAGAAGCGTGACGGCTCCAGCACCAATGACCCATATGTGGCCTTCAGGCGCAGGACGGAGAAGATGCAGACACGAAAG AATCGCAAGAATGACGAAGCTTCTTATGAAAAGATGCTGAAGCTGCGTAGGGACCTGAGCCGAGCCGTCACAATCTTAGAGATGATCAAGAGACGAGAGAAGAGCAAACGAGAGCTGCTGCACCTCACACTGGAGATTGTAGAGAAGAG gaACAGCATGGCTGATTTCGGAGGTGAGGTGATGGCAGAGGTTTTGGCTCAGAGAGCTCTGGAGAAACCAGTCATCCCTCTGATCCCAATCACCAACAGCAACCAGTACAGACACACAGAGCATGACCGGGACTATAAGATTaag ATGGATAAACCAGAGGTTGTGCGGCAGAAACGGAAGTATGAGAAGAAGCCCAAGCCATTGCCATTGGCAGGCTCCGCTCATTCAGGCCCGGCAGTCTTTAACACTAAAGACCTTAATCAGTATGACTTTCCCAGCTCAGATGATGAGCCATACTCGCAG ATGTTCTCTGGCTCTTCAGAGGTTGAGGAGGAGAATGATCCAGACGGTGTGTTTGGGTTCAGGAGGAGAACAGGCTGTCAATATCATGCT gCACGTTCAGGACCTGTGAGCGGTTGGCCCTGGTCAGACCCTGTTGAGGGCGGGTTAACAGATGTGCGATATCGCTATTCTCTCACCACGCTCACGGTGCCGCGACGATGCCTGGGGTTGGCACGCCGACGAGTGGGCAGAGGGGGCAG GGTTTTGTTGGACAGAGCCTACTCTGAATGGGATACTGTGTATCATGGGCTGGACCCGGATTCCCCCACATTCCCATCATTGTCTCCCACCCAGCAGCCCAGCACAGATACCTCACACACCAGCACAGATACCTCTGCCCCCTCCTCCACCTCACCAGACCTCACACAAATCCTTCTCAATATCAAAGCCTGTCGCTGGAGGCATTTCAAGCCTCGGACGGCACCGCCAGATGACCCCGACAATCCAGAGCACTGGTCTACACGGAGACCCCGCTGCGGCTTCCTCATCCGCCCTATCAGCACGCTTCAGACACAGAGAGGCCCCACCTCCTCCGCCAAGCCACGGGTCCCTCCACCCACAACCG CTTTCACCGCTGAGGAGTACCAGCAACACCAGGAGCATCTGGCACTGATGCAGAAGCAGCAGCTTGAACAGGTCCAGCTACAGCAGCAGGCTGGCAGCACAGCCATCACTAACAACCCCCAG AGTCTGGTGTCTAAGACGATAGATGCTGCCAGTGCTCAGTTTGCTGCCTCTGCACTAGTGACTCCTGACCAGCTGATGGCGCTCAAGAGTAAAGAGGAGGGAGTTGGTGTCAATGGAGTAGTCTCAGCCTCAG GCGTCTATAAAGGCTTACATCACACAAGCTCCGCAGTGTCGTCCATCCTTCCGTCTGCCGGCCCTACCTCCACCTCATCCCCCTCCCCAGCAGCCGCCTCCACCACCACTAACAACGGAACCTCCTCTGCCAATCACCACGTGGGCACGGCCGGCCCCGCCCCTGGTCAAGCGCTGATGGGCGGGGCCGTGAGAGTGAGCGTCCCCTCACCAGCAGGCACCTTGAGTGTGCGGCAGCTGCAGCGTCAGCTCACTGTTCCCGCCTCTGCCCTAAAACTCGCTGCCAATGCCAACAGACCCATCCCAAAGGTCACCGCAGGGGCAACTACCCTCGACATGGGGCCCAG GGAAAATCACGATCAAGAGAAACCTCCGTTAAACAGTCTAACAGACAACACAGTTGCCATGGAGGTGACGTAG
- the epc1b gene encoding enhancer of polycomb homolog 1b isoform X1, producing the protein MSKLSFRARALDASKPLPVFRCEDLPDLHEYASINRAVPQMPTGMEKEEESEHHLQRAISAQQVYGEKRDNMVIPVPEAESNIAYYESLYPGDFRMPKQLIHIQPFSLDTEQPDYDLDSEDETFVNKLKKKMDVGALQFEEMIDRLEKGSGQQMLLSKVTCVALKPVSLQEAKLLLKEDDELIKEVYEYWSRKRKACQSGSLIPVVKQEKRDGSSTNDPYVAFRRRTEKMQTRKNRKNDEASYEKMLKLRRDLSRAVTILEMIKRREKSKRELLHLTLEIVEKRNSMADFGGEVMAEVLAQRALEKPVIPLIPITNSNQYRHTEHDRDYKIKMDKPEVVRQKRKYEKKPKPLPLAGSAHSGPAVFNTKDLNQYDFPSSDDEPYSQMFSGSSEVEEENDPDGVFGFRRRTGCQYHAARSGPVSGWPWSDPVEGGLTDVRYRYSLTTLTVPRRCLGLARRRVGRGGRVLLDRAYSEWDTVYHGLDPDSPTFPSLSPTQQPSTDTSHTSTDTSAPSSTSPDLTQILLNIKACRWRHFKPRTAPPDDPDNPEHWSTRRPRCGFLIRPISTLQTQRGPTSSAKPRVPPPTTAFTAEEYQQHQEHLALMQKQQLEQVQLQQQAGSTAITNNPQSLVSKTIDAASAQFAASALVTPDQLMALKSKEEGVGVNGVVSASGVYKGLHHTSSAVSSILPSAGPTSTSSPSPAAASTTTNNGTSSANHHVGTAGPAPGQALMGGAVRVSVPSPAGTLSVRQLQRQLTVPASALKLAANANRPIPKVTAGATTLDMGPRENHDQEKPPLNSLTDNTVAMEVT; encoded by the exons atgagTAAACTGTCGTTTCGGGCGCGGGCGCTGGACGCTTCCAAGCCTCTACCCGTCTTCCGCTGCGAGGACCTGCCTGACCTGCACGAATATGCGTCTATTAACCGGGCAGTGCCACAGATGCCAACGGGGatggagaaagaggaggaatcG GAACACCATCTCCAGCGGGCCATCTCTGCTCAGCAGGTGTACGGGGAGAAGAGGGACAACATGGTGATTCCTGTCCCAGAGGCTGAGAGCAACATCGCCTACTATGAGTCCCTCTACCCGGGGGACTTCAGGATGCCCAAACAGCTCATTCACATACAGC CGTTCAGTCTGGACACCGAACAGCCAGATTATGACCTGGACTCTGAAGACGAGACGTTTGTAAATAAACTGAAGAAAAAGATGGACGTGGGAGCCCTGCAGTTTGAAGAAATGATCGACCGGCTGGAGAAAGGCAGCGGACAGCAG atgcttttatccaaagtgacttgcGTTGCATTGAAG cCGGTGTCTCTGCAGGAGGCCAAACTCTTGTTAAAGGAGGATGATGAGCTCATAAAGGAGGTGTATGAGTACTGGAGCAGGAAGAGGAAAGCATGTCAGAGCGGCTCTCTTATTCCTGTCGTCAAACAGGAGAAGCGTGACGGCTCCAGCACCAATGACCCATATGTGGCCTTCAGGCGCAGGACGGAGAAGATGCAGACACGAAAG AATCGCAAGAATGACGAAGCTTCTTATGAAAAGATGCTGAAGCTGCGTAGGGACCTGAGCCGAGCCGTCACAATCTTAGAGATGATCAAGAGACGAGAGAAGAGCAAACGAGAGCTGCTGCACCTCACACTGGAGATTGTAGAGAAGAG gaACAGCATGGCTGATTTCGGAGGTGAGGTGATGGCAGAGGTTTTGGCTCAGAGAGCTCTGGAGAAACCAGTCATCCCTCTGATCCCAATCACCAACAGCAACCAGTACAGACACACAGAGCATGACCGGGACTATAAGATTaag ATGGATAAACCAGAGGTTGTGCGGCAGAAACGGAAGTATGAGAAGAAGCCCAAGCCATTGCCATTGGCAGGCTCCGCTCATTCAGGCCCGGCAGTCTTTAACACTAAAGACCTTAATCAGTATGACTTTCCCAGCTCAGATGATGAGCCATACTCGCAG ATGTTCTCTGGCTCTTCAGAGGTTGAGGAGGAGAATGATCCAGACGGTGTGTTTGGGTTCAGGAGGAGAACAGGCTGTCAATATCATGCT gCACGTTCAGGACCTGTGAGCGGTTGGCCCTGGTCAGACCCTGTTGAGGGCGGGTTAACAGATGTGCGATATCGCTATTCTCTCACCACGCTCACGGTGCCGCGACGATGCCTGGGGTTGGCACGCCGACGAGTGGGCAGAGGGGGCAG GGTTTTGTTGGACAGAGCCTACTCTGAATGGGATACTGTGTATCATGGGCTGGACCCGGATTCCCCCACATTCCCATCATTGTCTCCCACCCAGCAGCCCAGCACAGATACCTCACACACCAGCACAGATACCTCTGCCCCCTCCTCCACCTCACCAGACCTCACACAAATCCTTCTCAATATCAAAGCCTGTCGCTGGAGGCATTTCAAGCCTCGGACGGCACCGCCAGATGACCCCGACAATCCAGAGCACTGGTCTACACGGAGACCCCGCTGCGGCTTCCTCATCCGCCCTATCAGCACGCTTCAGACACAGAGAGGCCCCACCTCCTCCGCCAAGCCACGGGTCCCTCCACCCACAACCG CTTTCACCGCTGAGGAGTACCAGCAACACCAGGAGCATCTGGCACTGATGCAGAAGCAGCAGCTTGAACAGGTCCAGCTACAGCAGCAGGCTGGCAGCACAGCCATCACTAACAACCCCCAG AGTCTGGTGTCTAAGACGATAGATGCTGCCAGTGCTCAGTTTGCTGCCTCTGCACTAGTGACTCCTGACCAGCTGATGGCGCTCAAGAGTAAAGAGGAGGGAGTTGGTGTCAATGGAGTAGTCTCAGCCTCAG GCGTCTATAAAGGCTTACATCACACAAGCTCCGCAGTGTCGTCCATCCTTCCGTCTGCCGGCCCTACCTCCACCTCATCCCCCTCCCCAGCAGCCGCCTCCACCACCACTAACAACGGAACCTCCTCTGCCAATCACCACGTGGGCACGGCCGGCCCCGCCCCTGGTCAAGCGCTGATGGGCGGGGCCGTGAGAGTGAGCGTCCCCTCACCAGCAGGCACCTTGAGTGTGCGGCAGCTGCAGCGTCAGCTCACTGTTCCCGCCTCTGCCCTAAAACTCGCTGCCAATGCCAACAGACCCATCCCAAAGGTCACCGCAGGGGCAACTACCCTCGACATGGGGCCCAG GGAAAATCACGATCAAGAGAAACCTCCGTTAAACAGTCTAACAGACAACACAGTTGCCATGGAGGTGACGTAG